Proteins encoded by one window of Methanomassiliicoccus luminyensis B10:
- a CDS encoding dihydrofolate reductase family protein, with translation MRKVYMFMTLSLDGYFEGPGHDISWHRVDDEFNRFAIEQFGEADIIMFGRRTYQLMESSWPKVAEDPAASKDDREIARLMNNANKVVFSRTLKEVEEKENWKNVTLVHDLDPEEIRLLKEQPGKGIWVGGSDLALSFIKEGLIDEFRFMVDPVVLGAGTPIFKGLGSELDLELVDVRRFASGNVLLSYRPAR, from the coding sequence ATGAGAAAGGTGTACATGTTCATGACGCTGAGCCTGGACGGCTACTTCGAGGGGCCGGGGCATGATATTTCCTGGCACCGCGTTGACGACGAGTTCAACAGGTTCGCCATCGAGCAGTTCGGGGAAGCGGACATCATCATGTTCGGGCGGAGGACCTATCAGCTCATGGAGTCTTCCTGGCCCAAGGTCGCCGAGGACCCTGCTGCGTCGAAAGACGACCGGGAGATCGCCCGCCTGATGAACAACGCCAACAAGGTGGTGTTCTCCCGGACCCTCAAGGAAGTGGAGGAGAAGGAGAACTGGAAGAACGTCACGCTCGTCCATGATCTCGACCCAGAGGAGATAAGGCTACTGAAGGAGCAGCCAGGAAAGGGCATATGGGTGGGCGGGTCCGATCTTGCCTTGTCGTTCATAAAGGAAGGGTTGATCGACGAGTTCAGGTTCATGGTGGACCCTGTCGTACTGGGGGCCGGCACCCCCATATTCAAAGGTCTGGGGAGCGAGCTCGACCTGGAGCTGGTGGATGTGCGCAGGTTCGCGTCGGGCAACGTCCTATTGAGCTACAGGCCTGCCAGATGA
- a CDS encoding nitroreductase family protein produces MRAINGEDVYPIIFKRKSVRKFEAAPLDEAALQKIRTFLTTLRPLFPEIRTELKFMGADEVKGIFKVNAPHYLAIYSEEKDGYLANAGFLLQQVDLFLPTLNIGSCWQGGPRPTKEFKGADGLEFVILLAFGRPAEELFRNSVSEFKRNPLTSITNISGEDELLEAVRLAPSAVNKQTWYFTRTGDAIHVYAGRGGLIPPQRLKAIDAGIAMCHLWLAAENSGRKAEAVVKDPGSTGAPRDYDYIASMIVK; encoded by the coding sequence GTGAGAGCGATAAACGGTGAAGATGTCTATCCGATCATTTTCAAGCGAAAATCGGTAAGGAAGTTCGAGGCCGCTCCCCTGGATGAGGCGGCCCTGCAAAAGATAAGGACGTTCCTTACTACTCTAAGGCCTCTGTTCCCAGAGATACGCACCGAGCTCAAGTTCATGGGCGCCGATGAGGTCAAGGGCATCTTCAAGGTGAACGCGCCCCACTATCTGGCAATATACTCCGAGGAGAAGGATGGCTACCTCGCCAACGCGGGGTTCCTGTTGCAGCAGGTGGACCTGTTCCTCCCCACGCTCAACATAGGGAGCTGCTGGCAGGGCGGTCCGAGGCCCACTAAGGAGTTCAAGGGAGCGGACGGCCTGGAGTTCGTCATCCTGCTGGCGTTCGGGAGGCCGGCCGAGGAGCTTTTCCGCAACAGCGTCTCCGAGTTCAAGCGGAACCCGCTGACCAGCATTACCAACATCAGCGGGGAGGACGAGCTGCTGGAGGCGGTGCGCCTGGCGCCCTCGGCGGTGAACAAGCAGACCTGGTACTTCACCCGCACCGGGGATGCCATCCATGTCTATGCCGGCAGAGGAGGCCTCATCCCTCCCCAGCGCCTGAAGGCCATCGACGCCGGGATCGCCATGTGCCACCTCTGGCTCGCCGCGGAGAACTCCGGCAGGAAGGCCGAGGCGGTGGTGAAGGACCCGGGGAGCACCGGCGCACCCCGGGACTACGACTACATCGCCTCCATGATCGTGAAGTGA
- a CDS encoding ABC transporter ATP-binding protein: MSDIIKADSLVRSFGDITAVNDVSFTIGKGELFGLLGANGAGKSTLLKILTGQLEPSSGKCTVLGVDPAADPMEVKRRIGILPEVESPPSFLTGREYLHFIGLVRGIDDIEERTERWIGMLDMESYEKVPCKDLSKGTRQKLMFAAALIHEPPLVFLDEPFSGLDPKYQKLFREHIHAYIERGGTAFMCTHLLEIAEKMCTRVGIMSRGRLIAAGKMGEIVRPGEALDSAFLRLTDEEAGKA, encoded by the coding sequence ATGTCCGATATCATCAAGGCCGATTCCCTGGTGCGGAGCTTCGGGGACATCACCGCTGTGAACGACGTTTCCTTCACCATCGGGAAGGGTGAGCTGTTCGGGCTCCTCGGGGCGAACGGCGCGGGGAAAAGCACCTTGCTCAAGATCCTCACCGGGCAGCTGGAGCCCAGCTCCGGGAAGTGCACGGTCCTCGGCGTCGATCCCGCCGCGGACCCCATGGAGGTCAAGCGGCGCATCGGCATACTGCCCGAGGTCGAATCGCCCCCCTCCTTCCTGACCGGCCGGGAGTACCTTCACTTCATCGGCCTGGTCCGAGGCATCGACGACATCGAGGAGCGGACCGAGAGGTGGATCGGCATGCTGGATATGGAGAGCTACGAGAAGGTCCCGTGCAAGGACCTGTCGAAGGGGACCAGGCAAAAGCTCATGTTCGCCGCCGCGCTCATCCACGAGCCGCCGCTGGTGTTCCTGGACGAGCCGTTCTCCGGCCTCGACCCCAAGTACCAGAAGCTGTTCAGGGAGCACATCCATGCCTACATCGAGAGAGGCGGCACGGCGTTCATGTGCACCCACCTCCTGGAGATCGCGGAGAAGATGTGCACCCGGGTCGGCATCATGTCGCGGGGCCGCCTGATCGCCGCGGGAAAGATGGGCGAGATAGTCCGGCCCGGGGAGGCCCTGGACTCCGCGTTCCTGCGCCTCACCGACGAGGAGGCCGGCAAGGCGTGA
- a CDS encoding MFS transporter yields MSLFTDMAGDGYYSIVGPYLGSIGATASAIAIVVGLGGLVAYAPRLASGWYCDATGRYWSIYLAGLVINLLAIPLLALAGHWGLAFGLILFERVGKALRAPARDAIISHAAKGVGGAGRAFGLHEAMSDIGSMAGPIVIALMLQSEMGFSAAIGILIVPALMAIAILLLTMRWYPHPMSMEAPCPCEKGARTKLPRLFWIYLLASGLLAASFIDFPLISYHMSAVDHLPEFWIPVLFATAMGVDALSALIFGHLYDLVGMKALAMVFALSALFVPLVFGTDRVLMVAGVVLWGVGMGAIESILRGAVCELVPMERRGAGYGIYSTGYGVLWFAGNFAIGLLYVISIPLMISASVALQLVSVSLFIYIQRRMEHQPGTGPNPAPGSGG; encoded by the coding sequence GTGTCGCTGTTCACCGACATGGCCGGGGACGGCTACTACAGCATCGTCGGCCCATACCTGGGTTCCATAGGAGCGACCGCCTCGGCCATCGCCATCGTAGTGGGCCTGGGCGGGCTGGTGGCTTACGCCCCCCGCCTGGCCTCGGGATGGTACTGCGATGCCACCGGAAGATATTGGAGCATATATCTGGCCGGCCTGGTCATCAATCTCCTGGCCATTCCGCTGCTCGCCCTGGCGGGCCACTGGGGGCTGGCGTTCGGCCTCATCCTCTTTGAGAGAGTGGGCAAGGCCCTGAGGGCCCCGGCCAGGGATGCTATCATTTCTCACGCCGCCAAGGGGGTGGGCGGCGCCGGCAGGGCGTTCGGCCTGCATGAGGCTATGAGCGACATCGGTTCCATGGCCGGCCCCATCGTCATCGCCCTCATGCTGCAGTCGGAGATGGGCTTTTCCGCTGCCATCGGGATATTGATAGTTCCAGCGTTAATGGCGATAGCGATACTCCTGCTCACGATGCGCTGGTACCCCCACCCCATGAGCATGGAGGCGCCCTGCCCCTGCGAGAAGGGGGCGAGGACGAAGCTTCCCCGCCTGTTCTGGATCTACCTGCTGGCATCGGGCCTGCTGGCGGCCTCGTTCATCGACTTCCCCCTGATATCGTACCACATGAGCGCGGTGGACCACCTCCCGGAGTTCTGGATACCGGTCCTGTTCGCCACGGCCATGGGCGTCGACGCCCTCAGCGCCCTGATCTTCGGCCACCTCTACGATCTGGTGGGCATGAAGGCGCTGGCGATGGTGTTCGCCCTCTCCGCCCTGTTCGTCCCCTTGGTCTTCGGGACCGACCGCGTTCTGATGGTCGCCGGAGTGGTGCTGTGGGGAGTGGGAATGGGCGCCATAGAATCGATCCTGCGCGGCGCGGTGTGCGAGCTGGTGCCCATGGAGCGCCGGGGCGCCGGCTACGGCATATACTCGACCGGCTACGGGGTGCTCTGGTTCGCCGGCAACTTCGCCATCGGCCTGCTGTATGTCATCAGCATCCCCCTGATGATCTCCGCCTCCGTGGCCCTTCAGTTGGTATCGGTCTCGCTGTTCATCTACATCCAGCGGAGGATGGAACATCAGCCTGGTACGGGGCCGAACCCCGCTCCGGGGAGCGGCGGCTGA
- a CDS encoding MarR family winged helix-turn-helix transcriptional regulator: MDETTRDGRIDSIAEAMIMATPLFKKRMAKLWVCPSGSSTYVSTIWVLLTLKRRGPLPLTAVAQELGYSKQNLTTIADRLQKAGLVERRPNDADRRVVNAAITEAGVQFLRESKKRAMSAFKEDISRLDEGDIDDLYRSFETVKRILSKLDG; the protein is encoded by the coding sequence ATGGACGAGACAACGAGGGACGGGCGCATTGACAGCATCGCGGAGGCGATGATAATGGCCACGCCGCTGTTCAAGAAGAGGATGGCCAAGCTTTGGGTCTGTCCGAGCGGCTCCTCGACCTACGTGTCCACGATCTGGGTCCTCCTGACGCTCAAGAGGAGGGGACCGCTACCGCTGACCGCCGTCGCCCAGGAGCTGGGATATTCCAAGCAGAACCTCACCACCATCGCCGACCGCCTGCAAAAGGCGGGGCTGGTGGAGAGGAGGCCCAACGATGCGGACAGGCGCGTGGTCAACGCGGCCATCACCGAAGCGGGGGTACAGTTCCTCAGGGAGAGCAAGAAGAGGGCCATGAGCGCCTTCAAGGAGGACATCTCCCGCCTCGACGAGGGGGACATCGACGACCTCTATCGGTCGTTCGAAACGGTAAAACGCATACTTTCGAAACTGGACGGATGA